In Tripterygium wilfordii isolate XIE 37 chromosome 15, ASM1340144v1, whole genome shotgun sequence, one DNA window encodes the following:
- the LOC119979936 gene encoding uncharacterized protein LOC119979936, which yields MSGLVEVGEEELLSAQGGHFLSALSLSNDDTGWHPIIACQKESSAILNLGSTMSKLVVGVVLGAHLCFCLWAGLVCCVACFAEVFGAVGSAFEESSLWFLTSGIRGRSSFTRMVNNAQLEQQLLALQAKYDDQAAQLQVQLQERDLRHQQTLAEIMNRLDVRDSSGASSVAQSSAQGRQPYMEDRPRIDFPRFSGEDLETWIYKSQQYFDYYQVPITKQVTTAKFYLEGKALVWFREVEQTGQITSFESLVTAVKSRFGTTPLVSPMVDLMRLRQEHTVEVYKEKFEEIILKIQDLSERHKLSCFIGGLKEEIRLSVQMLKPQSSNEAYELARMQQEILAVRKSNKSNAPGATPAKLDPGGGQQDKTESSPGGNMRRSGGNNINSLPVQKITPQQMKEKREKGLCFHCDQKWVPGHKCSSPKLFFIEMEEPTNRESIEVQEDVVGELVGETIEPKLMKIQFEPTVTLQAIRGDTSPETMRVVGYVGSMPLTILVDSGATHNFVDATIATQLELPVKSIGPTPVKVANGEKLQCCGLIERLVVRCQGTNFPVSGYIVPLGGCDLVLGIEWLQELGNICWNFQELTMAFIWQGKQCDLRGLHSQKEAVSSMQLMEKWRPRGKHGIWLQMLDSKMAIQQVGQQTMPMTIKGVIDDFSGVFSEHKGLPPSRFHVHRILLKEGTLPVNLRPYRYPHFQKSEIEKIVKELLLAGVIRPSVSPFSSPVLLVRKTDESWRMCIDYRALNKATVKDKFPIPIIEELLDELYGAAIFSKLDLRSGYHQILMAEEDIEKTAFRTHHGHYEFLVMPFGLTNAPSTFQSLMNKVFEPYLRRFILVFFDDILVYSKNMGEHVEHLKLALEVLKDHQLYAKFSKCSFAAPEVVYLGHVVTAEGVKADPKKLEAMLDWPRPTTVKGLRGFLGLTGYYRKFIKNYAQ from the exons ATGAGTGGTTTGGTAGAGGTGGGAGAGGAAGAGTTGTTGTCGGCACAAGGTGGTCACTTTCTGTCGGCATTGTCTTTATCTAACGATGATACTGGG TGGCACCCTATCATCGCCTGTCAGAAAGAGAGCTCTGCAAtatt GAACCTGGGTTCGACAATGTCTAAACTTGTCGTTGGTGTTGTTTTGGGGGCCCATTTGTGCTTTTGTTTATGGGCTGGGTTAGTGTGTTGTGTTGCTTGTTTCGCTGAAGTTTTTGGTGCCGTTGGATCTGCCTTTGAAGAGTCCAGTTTGTG GTTCCTTACAAGTGGTATCAGAGGCCGTTCCTCCTTTACAAGAATGGTTAACAACGCACAGTTAGAGCAACAACTGCTGGCCCTTCAAGCCAAGTATGATGACCAGGCTGCGCAGCTACAAGTCCAGTTGCAGGAGAGAGATTTGCGGCACCAACAAACTTTAGCGGAGATCATGAATCGATTGGATGTACGTGATTCGTCAGGTGCCTCATCTGTTGCCCAGAGTTCAGCGCAGGGCCGACAACCCTACATGGAAGACAGACCGCGAATTGATTTTCCCCGATTTTCCGGTGAGGATCTAGAGACTTGGATCTATAAATCCCAGCAATATTTTGATTACTATCAAGTACCCATTACCAAGCAAGTCACTACGGCCAAGTTCTACCTTGAGGGTAAGGCTTTGGTTTGGTTTCGAGAGGTGGAGCAAACGGGTCAGATCACTTCTTTTGAAAGTTTGGTCACAGCAGTGAAATCCAGGTTTGGGACCACTCCTCTAGTAAGTCCAATGGTGGATCTAATGCGCCTGAGACAGGAGCATACAGTGGAGGTGTATAAGGAGAAGTTTGAGGAGATCATTTTGAAGATACAAGATCTTTCTGAGCGTCATAAGCTCAGTTGTTTCATCGGAGGTCTTAAGGAAGAGATTAGACTTTCAGTGCAAATGCTCAAGCCCCAATCCTCGAATGAAGCTTATGAACTTGCAAGGATGCAGCAGGAAATTTTGGCTGTGAGGAAGTCAAATAAGTCGAATGCTCCCGGGGCTACTCCAGCGAAACTGGATCCGGGTGGGGGGCAGCAAGATAAAACAGAGTCAAGCCCAGGAGGAAATATGCGAAGGAGTGGAGGTAACAACATTAACTCACTGCCTGTCCAGAAAATCACTCCTCAACAAATGAAGGAGAAAAGGGAAAAGGGTCTCTGTTTCCATTGTGACCAGAAATGGGTACCAGGGCATAAATGTTCCAGTCCGAAGTTGTTCTTTATTGAAATGGAGGAGCCAACAAATAGGGAGTCAATTGAAGTTCAAGAAGATGTAGTGGGAGAGTTGGTAGGGGAAACCATTGAACCTAAACTCATGAAGATTCAGTTCGAGCCAACCGTGACTTTACAAGCTATTAGAGGAGATACCAGCCCAGAGACGATGAGGGTGGTAGGTTATGTGGGTAGCATGCCGTTGACAATATTGGTGGATAGTGGAGCCACCCACAATTTTGTGGATGCAACCATTGCGACTCAATTGGAATTACCAGTGAAGTCAATAGGACCCACACCGGTAAAGGTGGCAAATGGTGAGAAGCTACAGTGTTGCGGGTTGATTGAAAGACTAGTGGTGAGGTGTCAAGGCACCAATTTTCCAGTTTCAGGTTACATTGTTCCTCTGGGTGGCTGTGACTTAGTTTTGGGAATAGAGTGGCTACAAGAGTTGGGGAATATTTGCTGGAATTTCCAAGAACTGACGATGGCTTTCATTTGGCAAGGGAAGCAGTGTGATTTGAGGGGTTTGCACAGCCAAAAAGAAGCTGTTAGCTCTATGCAGCTTATGGAAAAATGGAGGCCAAGGGGGAAACACGGGATCTGGTTGCAGATGCTTGACTCTAAGATGGCCATTCAACAGGTTGGTCAACAGACCATGCCCATGACAATCAAGGGGGTTATAGATGATTTTTCTGGGGTATTTAGTGAGCACAAGGGGCTGCCACCGTCCAGGTTTCATGTGCATCGTATTTTGCTCAAGGAGGGGACACTTCCTGTTAACCTCAGACCTTATCGGTATCCCCATTTCCAGAAGTCTGAAATAGAAAAGATTGTGAAAGAGTTATTGTTGGCAGGGGTTATTAGACCGAGTGTTAGTCCTTTTTCTAGTCCGGTTCTTTTGGTTCGGAAGACGGATGAGTCATGGCGGATGTGTATTGATTACAGAGCACTAAACAAGGCTACGGTCAAGGATAAATTTCCAATTCCCATTATTGAGGAACTTTTGGATGAACTTTATGGGGCAGCCATCTTCTCCAAGTTAGACTTACGCTCCGGTTATCATCAGATTCTTATGGCTGAGGAGGACATTGAAAAAACAGCGTTCCGAACTCATCATGGACACTATGAATTTTTGGTCATGCCTTTCGGGTTGACCAATGCTCCTTCTACTTTTCAGAGTCTGATGAATAAGGTTTTTGAGCCTTATTTACGACGATTCATCCTagttttctttgatgatatacTCGTTTATAGCAAAAATATGGGTGAGCATGTGGAGCATTTGAAGTTAGCTTTGGAAGTTTTGAAGGATCATCAATTATACGCCAAATTTTCTAAGTGCAGTTTTGCAGCTCCGGAAGTAGTCTATTTGGGGCATGTAGTCACAGCCGAGGGTGTCAAAGCTGATCCAAAGAAATTGGAGGCGATGCTTGATTGGCCGAGGCCTACCACCGTGAAAGGTTTGAGGGGTTTCCTCGGCCTTACCGGGTATTACcgtaaatttataaaaaattatgctCAATGA